The following are encoded in a window of uncultured Sphaerochaeta sp. genomic DNA:
- a CDS encoding nucleotidyl transferase AbiEii/AbiGii toxin family protein: MIEQRMATYSISSEIEEMQALREITQEVVLASLGRAGFFQEAIFQGGICLRIFHGLNRFSEDLNFSLMEPNPNFAWQSYLKKVIADVASFGYDMEISDRHSTDSTVRLAFLKDDAVGKVLQLNYVGKTSMVKKIRIKLEIDINPPPGSRHEITYIGFPYLSPIAIQDPSSLFAGKIHALLCRNYTKGRDWYDFLWYTARKTPVNYHYLGRALHQSGPWKGMGIHIDQDWLRDSLSQKINQIDWQEAANDVRRFVPILEQPSLDYWSEKVFLQQVDRL, encoded by the coding sequence TTACCCAGGAAGTAGTTCTTGCTTCATTGGGAAGAGCTGGCTTTTTTCAAGAAGCAATATTCCAAGGAGGTATCTGTCTTCGTATCTTTCATGGACTCAATAGGTTTAGTGAGGATCTAAATTTTTCTCTCATGGAACCAAACCCAAATTTTGCATGGCAATCATATCTCAAAAAAGTAATTGCAGATGTGGCTTCTTTTGGCTATGACATGGAAATATCCGACAGACACAGCACTGATAGTACTGTAAGACTTGCTTTTCTCAAAGATGATGCAGTAGGTAAAGTCCTCCAACTGAACTATGTCGGAAAAACCTCCATGGTGAAGAAGATTCGTATTAAACTGGAGATTGATATCAATCCACCCCCGGGCAGTAGACATGAAATCACCTATATAGGATTTCCCTATCTTTCTCCTATTGCTATACAAGATCCCTCATCCTTGTTTGCTGGCAAAATCCATGCTTTACTCTGCAGAAATTATACAAAAGGAAGAGACTGGTATGATTTTCTTTGGTACACGGCACGTAAAACTCCGGTAAATTATCATTATTTAGGACGGGCATTGCACCAATCAGGGCCATGGAAAGGGATGGGTATCCATATTGATCAGGACTGGCTGAGAGATTCCCTCTCTCAGAAAATTAATCAGATTGATTGGCAGGAAGCAGCAAACGATGTGAGAAGATTCGTTCCTATCTTAGAACAACCCTCTCTTGATTATTGGAGTGAAAAGGTGTTCCTTCAGCAAGTGGATAGGTTATAA